A single Streptomyces sp. 2114.4 DNA region contains:
- a CDS encoding SWIM zinc finger family protein, with amino-acid sequence MTPRPASGRAAAADRLARADRSRTFPPLPARAGARGLFAESWWGSAWLEALETTALDSARLARGRTYARDGHVDTINVTPGRIVATVRGSRPRPYSAEIRLSTLTDPEWDGLLDAVAAEPGQLTALLAKKLPQALAEGGVRLLPGPGDLVPRCSCPDHGRPCKHAAALCFQVARLLDADPFVLLLMRGRGERELLDALSRRNAALTAREARAHRPATHRPPPRRPAPEGGTPHTGTAPSAAAATGAAPGEAAAAAGPKALPGVLARAALADRPRPPLPPPLPAPPRPGHPPALPDADHLPFDPAALEFLAADAAARAHACVSAAGSAGPGDGRRPEDGRYPGGGWRTGDGRPPVPSPFPALPVWEDAVRLAATAHPTAGLTSATRALYRDLAAATGRTTTDVARSVAAWRQGGREGLALLEAVWNPPAGDFDRARSALLAADLPALRPRHNHLTDAERGIQLRFGHDHRWYPYESEPGAEDWWPTGPADPDPVGALTTLLAR; translated from the coding sequence ATGACCCCCCGCCCCGCCTCCGGGCGCGCCGCCGCCGCGGACCGGCTGGCCCGCGCGGACCGCTCGCGCACCTTCCCGCCCCTGCCGGCCCGGGCGGGAGCCCGCGGGCTGTTCGCCGAATCCTGGTGGGGCAGCGCCTGGCTGGAAGCGCTGGAGACCACGGCCCTCGACAGCGCCCGGCTCGCCCGCGGCCGGACCTACGCCCGCGACGGCCATGTCGACACCATCAACGTCACCCCGGGCCGCATCGTCGCCACCGTACGCGGCAGCAGACCCCGCCCCTACAGCGCGGAAATCCGCCTCAGCACCCTCACCGACCCGGAGTGGGACGGACTCCTGGACGCCGTCGCCGCGGAGCCCGGACAGCTCACCGCCCTGCTGGCCAAGAAGCTGCCCCAAGCCCTGGCCGAAGGCGGGGTGCGCCTTCTGCCGGGGCCGGGCGACCTCGTCCCCCGGTGCTCCTGCCCCGACCACGGCAGGCCCTGCAAGCACGCCGCCGCGCTCTGCTTCCAGGTCGCCCGCCTCCTGGACGCCGACCCGTTCGTCCTGCTGCTGATGCGCGGCCGCGGTGAACGCGAACTCCTCGACGCGCTCTCCCGCCGCAACGCCGCCCTCACTGCCCGAGAGGCCCGCGCCCACCGGCCCGCCACCCACCGGCCGCCCCCGCGCCGCCCCGCGCCCGAAGGCGGAACCCCCCACACCGGCACGGCACCGAGCGCCGCGGCGGCCACCGGCGCGGCCCCCGGGGAGGCCGCGGCAGCGGCCGGGCCGAAGGCTCTCCCCGGTGTCCTCGCCAGGGCGGCGCTCGCCGACCGTCCCCGCCCGCCGCTCCCTCCGCCGCTGCCGGCCCCGCCCCGGCCCGGCCACCCCCCGGCCCTTCCGGACGCCGACCACCTCCCCTTCGACCCCGCGGCCCTCGAATTCCTGGCAGCCGACGCCGCGGCCCGTGCCCATGCCTGCGTGTCCGCCGCCGGATCCGCAGGGCCCGGCGACGGGCGGCGCCCCGAAGACGGGCGGTATCCCGGGGGCGGGTGGCGCACCGGCGACGGGCGGCCGCCCGTCCCCAGCCCCTTCCCGGCGCTGCCCGTATGGGAGGACGCCGTCCGCCTGGCGGCCACCGCCCATCCCACCGCCGGCCTGACGTCCGCCACCCGGGCCCTCTACCGCGACCTCGCCGCGGCAACCGGCCGGACGACTACGGACGTGGCCCGCTCCGTCGCCGCCTGGCGGCAGGGCGGCCGCGAAGGCCTTGCCCTCCTCGAAGCCGTCTGGAACCCGCCGGCCGGCGACTTCGACCGGGCCCGCAGCGCCCTCCTCGCCGCGGACCTCCCGGCCCTGCGCCCGCGCCACAACCACCTCACCGACGCCGAGCGCGGCATCCAGCTCCGTTTCGGCCACGACCACCGCTGGTATCCGTACGAATCCGAGCCGGGCGCCGAGGACTGGTGGCCCACCGGCCCCGCGGACCCCGACCCCGTGGGCGCCCTCACCACGCTGCTCGCGCGATGA
- a CDS encoding DEAD/DEAH box helicase: protein MTRRREAAGEARPLHDPPAAGSGGAGQSGEAGAAPARCAAVFLPALPGRPPRAGTIALWRPDGGPLPDVGTGAVGTGEDGGAAPGGDGAVGPGQLTVACRHGNGARSRTVPAVLLSLAEAVPLLVRARHDPAAHPAAACWGAATLHALHLAARGRLLPGLTAEDTDAWRAGPLDPDDIAHLRAVAAAMPAEAHAVPIAGSRPLQVYDPAALVRLYVDAVADALPRTPAAGLVAGAPFAATGSQHLPGARDWAAEVAAGADAGVRLSLRLDLAPHKLFDRGQESGAGGAEERSAAAAVLQVHSLTDPTLVTDARELWDGEEPAHFGPRSRVDTLLALRRAARIWPPLTRLLEQPVPDVLALSEDELYALLGEAAPRLGAAGVTVHWPRELARGLTATAVLRPAPGSAADGFGFFDTRELLQFRWQVAMDGVPLSEAEMDALAEAHRPVVRLRDQWVLVDPGLVRKARKRELGYLDPAEALATTLDGTAEVDGEEVDVVPEGALAALRARLTAEARPLPQPPGLRATLRDYQLRGMAWLDTMTSLGLGGCLADDMGLGKTLTVIALHLHRRPAAPVLVVCPASLLGNWQREIERFAPGLPVRRFHGTGRSLDGLAGGFVLTTYGTMRSSAPQMAGHPWAWIVADEAQHVKNPRSSTAKALRSIKAPARIALTGTPVENNLSELWALLDWTTPGLLGSLKTFRALHAREVEGGEDARAAERLARLVRPFVLRRKKSDPGIVPELPPKTETDHPVALGREQAALYRAVVRETLSRIENAEGIARRGLVMKLLTALKQICNHPAQYLKEAAPGLAARSGKLELLDELLDTILAEGGATLVFTQYVGMARLLEHHLTHRGIPVQLLHGGTPVAEREKMVDRFQSGHAPVFLLSLKAAGTGLNLTRAGHVIHYDRWWNPAVEEQATDRAYRIGQTRPVQVHRLIAEGTVEDNIAQLLSAKRALADAVLSGGESALTELSDAELADLVSLRRPG, encoded by the coding sequence ATGACCAGGCGGCGGGAGGCGGCAGGGGAGGCCCGGCCGTTGCACGACCCGCCCGCGGCCGGGTCCGGGGGCGCGGGGCAGAGCGGGGAAGCCGGCGCTGCGCCGGCTCGCTGCGCCGCGGTCTTCCTGCCCGCCCTGCCCGGCCGGCCGCCGCGCGCCGGGACGATCGCTCTGTGGCGGCCCGATGGCGGCCCCCTCCCGGACGTCGGAACGGGGGCCGTCGGAACCGGGGAGGACGGCGGGGCCGCGCCGGGCGGCGACGGGGCCGTCGGGCCGGGGCAGCTGACCGTCGCCTGCCGCCATGGGAACGGCGCCCGTAGCCGCACGGTCCCCGCCGTGCTGCTCTCCCTGGCCGAGGCGGTCCCCCTGCTGGTCCGTGCCCGGCACGACCCGGCCGCCCACCCGGCCGCCGCCTGCTGGGGCGCGGCCACCCTGCATGCGCTGCATCTCGCCGCCCGCGGCAGGCTGCTTCCCGGGCTGACCGCCGAGGACACCGACGCCTGGCGCGCCGGGCCGCTGGACCCCGACGACATCGCGCATCTCCGGGCCGTCGCCGCGGCGATGCCCGCCGAAGCCCACGCCGTGCCCATTGCCGGCAGCCGCCCGCTCCAGGTGTACGACCCGGCGGCCCTGGTACGGCTCTACGTGGACGCGGTCGCCGATGCGCTGCCGCGTACCCCTGCCGCCGGACTGGTCGCCGGCGCCCCGTTCGCCGCGACCGGGTCCCAGCACCTTCCCGGCGCCCGGGACTGGGCCGCCGAGGTCGCGGCCGGTGCCGACGCGGGCGTACGCCTCTCCCTGCGCCTCGATCTCGCCCCGCACAAGCTCTTCGACCGGGGTCAGGAGAGCGGGGCGGGCGGAGCCGAAGAGCGCAGTGCGGCGGCCGCCGTCCTCCAGGTGCACAGCCTCACCGACCCCACCCTGGTGACGGACGCCCGCGAATTGTGGGACGGCGAGGAGCCCGCGCATTTCGGGCCGCGCTCCCGTGTCGACACCCTGCTCGCCCTGCGCCGCGCCGCCCGTATCTGGCCCCCGCTCACCCGCCTCCTGGAGCAGCCCGTTCCCGACGTACTGGCGCTCAGCGAGGACGAGTTGTACGCACTGCTGGGGGAGGCCGCACCCCGCCTGGGCGCCGCGGGAGTGACCGTCCACTGGCCCAGGGAACTGGCCCGCGGCCTGACCGCGACGGCGGTGCTGCGCCCGGCGCCGGGCTCCGCCGCCGACGGCTTCGGCTTCTTCGACACCCGTGAACTCCTGCAGTTCCGCTGGCAGGTGGCGATGGACGGGGTGCCGCTGAGCGAGGCGGAGATGGATGCCCTCGCCGAGGCGCACCGCCCCGTTGTCCGGCTGCGCGACCAGTGGGTCCTGGTCGACCCAGGGCTCGTCCGCAAGGCCCGCAAACGCGAACTGGGCTACCTGGACCCGGCCGAGGCCCTGGCCACGACACTCGACGGCACCGCCGAGGTGGACGGCGAGGAGGTCGACGTCGTGCCCGAGGGTGCCCTCGCCGCGCTGCGCGCCCGGCTCACCGCCGAGGCCCGGCCCCTGCCCCAGCCGCCGGGGCTGCGGGCCACCCTCCGTGACTACCAACTACGGGGCATGGCCTGGCTCGACACCATGACCTCCCTCGGCCTCGGCGGTTGCCTCGCCGACGACATGGGCCTGGGCAAGACCCTCACCGTCATCGCGCTCCATCTGCACCGCCGGCCCGCCGCACCGGTCCTCGTCGTCTGCCCGGCCTCCCTGCTCGGCAACTGGCAGCGCGAGATCGAACGCTTCGCCCCCGGTCTCCCCGTACGCCGCTTCCACGGCACCGGCCGCAGCCTCGACGGCCTGGCGGGCGGCTTCGTGCTGACGACGTACGGGACGATGCGCAGCAGCGCCCCCCAGATGGCCGGGCACCCGTGGGCCTGGATCGTCGCCGATGAGGCCCAGCACGTGAAGAATCCGCGCTCCTCGACGGCCAAGGCGCTGCGCAGCATCAAGGCACCTGCCCGGATCGCCCTCACCGGCACGCCCGTGGAGAACAACCTCTCCGAGCTGTGGGCTCTCCTCGACTGGACGACCCCCGGACTCCTCGGTTCCCTCAAGACGTTCCGTGCGCTGCACGCCCGGGAGGTCGAGGGCGGCGAGGACGCGCGGGCGGCCGAGCGGCTGGCCAGGCTGGTGCGCCCGTTCGTCCTGCGCCGTAAGAAGTCCGATCCGGGCATCGTCCCGGAACTGCCGCCCAAGACCGAGACGGACCACCCGGTGGCGCTGGGACGCGAACAGGCCGCGCTGTACCGGGCCGTCGTCCGCGAGACCCTTTCCCGGATCGAGAACGCCGAGGGCATCGCCCGCCGCGGCCTGGTCATGAAGCTGCTCACCGCCCTCAAGCAGATCTGCAACCACCCCGCGCAGTACCTCAAGGAGGCCGCGCCCGGTCTCGCCGCCCGCTCCGGGAAGCTCGAACTCCTCGACGAACTCCTGGACACCATCCTCGCCGAGGGCGGCGCCACCCTGGTCTTCACCCAGTACGTGGGCATGGCGCGGCTGCTCGAACACCACCTGACCCACCGGGGCATCCCGGTACAGCTCCTGCACGGCGGCACCCCCGTCGCGGAACGGGAGAAGATGGTCGACCGCTTCCAGTCGGGCCACGCCCCGGTCTTCCTGCTGTCCCTGAAGGCGGCGGGCACCGGCCTGAATCTGACCCGCGCGGGACACGTGATCCACTACGACCGCTGGTGGAATCCGGCGGTGGAGGAGCAGGCCACCGACCGGGCCTACCGCATCGGCCAGACCCGGCCCGTCCAGGTCCACCGGCTGATCGCCGAGGGCACGGTCGAGGACAACATCGCCCAACTCCTCAGCGCCAAAAGGGCACTCGCCGACGCCGTGCTCTCCGGTGGCGAGAGTGCACTCACCGAACTGTCCGATGCCGAACTGGCCGACCTCGTCTCCCTCAGGAGGCCCGGATGA
- a CDS encoding UvrD-helicase domain-containing protein: protein MHIPTPEQSAAAEAFATGAHLVIQAGAGTGKTTTLAMLARTARREVRSGRYIAFNRAVARHAARTFPAEVSCGTAHSLAYTAVGKRYQARMNAPRRAGWRTGAALGINEDMTVPIGARKVTHKALSYTVLRTVTRFCQSADQEIASHHVPPPRGAESAPLHAQLAALVLPYARKAWADLQHPDHGVVRFEHDHYLKMWALSEPVIPGDFLLLDEAQDTSPVVEQVFTAQRDHAQLVLVGDSAQAIYGWRGARDVMTGFDGRQLSLSRSFRFGPALAAEANRWLTIASAPIRLTGSPCRETELRRVPVPEAILCRTNVGAMAEVIGQLEAGRRVALAGGGQALSALARAAYDLEAGRRTGHPELMLFETWAELREYAESDPAGRDLLPLAELVDAHGTEALLQALDQLSPEDSAEVTVSTAHRAKGREWASVRVADDFTGPDDLDEPGEDGTPLPGPVDLDEARLAYVAVTRARSLLDIGGLSWINSHPAGDPPPAPLPDPCPTGGKPAERPARGAEGTAHSWERGAKDR, encoded by the coding sequence ATGCACATCCCCACGCCCGAACAATCCGCCGCGGCGGAGGCCTTTGCGACCGGCGCGCATCTGGTGATCCAGGCCGGCGCCGGGACCGGCAAGACGACCACCCTCGCGATGCTCGCCCGCACCGCGCGACGGGAGGTCCGATCAGGCCGGTACATCGCTTTTAACAGAGCGGTCGCGCGCCATGCCGCGCGGACCTTCCCCGCCGAAGTGTCCTGCGGAACCGCCCACTCCCTCGCCTACACCGCCGTGGGCAAGCGCTACCAGGCACGTATGAACGCCCCCCGGCGAGCAGGATGGCGCACGGGCGCCGCCCTGGGCATCAACGAGGACATGACCGTCCCCATCGGCGCACGCAAGGTGACCCACAAGGCGCTCTCCTACACGGTCCTGCGCACCGTCACCCGCTTCTGCCAGTCGGCCGACCAGGAGATCGCGTCCCATCATGTCCCACCGCCGCGCGGAGCCGAATCCGCGCCGCTGCACGCACAACTCGCCGCTCTCGTCCTGCCCTACGCGCGCAAGGCCTGGGCCGACCTGCAGCATCCGGACCACGGCGTCGTCCGCTTCGAGCACGACCACTACCTCAAGATGTGGGCGCTGAGCGAGCCCGTCATCCCGGGGGATTTCCTGCTCCTGGACGAGGCGCAGGACACCAGCCCTGTGGTCGAGCAGGTCTTCACGGCCCAGCGCGACCACGCACAACTGGTGCTGGTAGGAGACTCGGCCCAGGCCATCTACGGCTGGCGCGGCGCCCGCGACGTCATGACCGGGTTCGACGGCAGACAGCTCAGCCTCTCCCGGTCGTTCCGCTTCGGCCCGGCTCTTGCGGCGGAGGCCAACCGCTGGCTCACCATCGCCAGCGCGCCGATCCGGCTCACCGGATCGCCCTGCCGGGAGACGGAGTTACGCAGGGTTCCCGTGCCGGAGGCGATCCTGTGCCGGACGAATGTGGGAGCGATGGCGGAGGTCATCGGGCAGCTGGAGGCGGGCCGCCGGGTCGCCCTCGCCGGCGGCGGCCAAGCACTCAGCGCCCTCGCCCGCGCCGCATACGACCTCGAGGCCGGCCGCCGCACCGGCCACCCCGAGCTGATGCTTTTCGAGACCTGGGCCGAACTGCGCGAGTACGCGGAGTCCGACCCGGCCGGACGCGATCTGCTCCCCTTGGCGGAGCTCGTCGACGCACACGGCACGGAGGCGCTGCTGCAAGCCCTGGATCAGCTCTCACCCGAGGACTCCGCCGAGGTGACGGTGTCGACGGCACACCGGGCCAAGGGCCGGGAGTGGGCAAGCGTGCGCGTCGCGGACGATTTCACGGGGCCCGACGACCTCGACGAGCCCGGCGAGGACGGGACCCCGCTGCCCGGCCCGGTCGATCTCGACGAGGCGCGCCTGGCCTACGTTGCCGTCACCCGTGCCCGCTCGCTCCTCGACATCGGCGGACTGTCCTGGATCAACAGCCACCCCGCCGGCGACCCGCCCCCTGCCCCGCTCCCCGACCCGTGCCCTACCGGAGGAAAGCCCGCCGAACGGCCGGCGAGAGGAGCGGAAGGAACAGCGCACAGCTGGGAAAGAGGCGCCAAAGACAGGTGA
- a CDS encoding DUF6343 family protein, producing MRTGNEPLQARSPLRIRCGLALWGLLWAIAGTVAFIDTGRPEWAAACAALALVAATDLAVVIRHIHQGPHYQPGRDIPPYAPDRGRNDAFGIRNGPGRRRDSRP from the coding sequence ATGCGTACGGGAAATGAGCCCCTTCAGGCACGTAGCCCGCTGAGAATCCGCTGCGGACTGGCGCTGTGGGGGTTGCTGTGGGCGATCGCCGGAACCGTGGCCTTCATCGATACCGGGCGACCTGAGTGGGCGGCGGCCTGTGCCGCGCTGGCCCTGGTGGCGGCCACCGACCTGGCCGTGGTGATCCGCCACATCCACCAGGGACCGCACTACCAGCCGGGAAGGGACATACCGCCGTACGCCCCCGACCGAGGGCGCAACGACGCGTTCGGCATACGGAACGGCCCCGGCCGGAGACGGGACAGCAGACCGTAG
- a CDS encoding tetratricopeptide repeat protein, which produces MPETSPETHVIDFRAAEQLLAARDPRGAIRLLDSVITAHPENTAARLLRARAFFLAAQLRPAELEFQIVLEREPDNAFAHFALGRTLERADRAEEALRHFRLAAALEPRPEFIEAARFPLGTGNGDGGNNGDHDRGHPDAGPE; this is translated from the coding sequence GTGCCCGAGACCAGCCCCGAGACGCATGTCATCGACTTCCGCGCCGCGGAGCAGCTGTTGGCGGCCCGCGACCCACGCGGGGCGATCCGGCTGCTGGACTCGGTCATCACCGCGCACCCCGAGAACACCGCGGCCCGGCTGCTGCGCGCCCGTGCCTTCTTCCTCGCCGCTCAACTGCGGCCCGCGGAGCTCGAGTTCCAGATCGTGCTGGAACGCGAGCCGGACAACGCCTTCGCGCATTTCGCGCTCGGACGCACCCTGGAGCGTGCCGACCGCGCCGAGGAGGCGCTGCGCCACTTCCGGCTGGCAGCGGCTCTCGAACCGCGCCCGGAATTCATCGAGGCCGCCCGCTTTCCACTGGGTACGGGCAACGGCGACGGTGGCAACAACGGCGACCATGATCGGGGACACCCGGACGCCGGTCCGGAGTAG
- a CDS encoding cupin domain-containing protein translates to MVNIPGIADADLEPDPLDPSQIVAGEPVVTGKVLWESPDGRQLRGIWQITPGVVTDTEANELFVVVSGRATIEVEGGSVLEVGPGDACVLREGDRTRWTVHETLRKAYHISL, encoded by the coding sequence GTGGTCAACATCCCCGGCATCGCGGATGCCGATCTGGAACCTGACCCGTTGGACCCCTCGCAGATCGTCGCGGGTGAGCCGGTGGTGACGGGCAAAGTGTTGTGGGAATCCCCCGACGGGCGGCAGCTCCGCGGAATCTGGCAGATCACACCGGGTGTGGTGACGGACACCGAGGCCAATGAGCTGTTCGTGGTCGTCAGCGGGCGCGCCACCATCGAGGTCGAGGGCGGCTCCGTGCTGGAGGTGGGACCCGGCGATGCCTGCGTGCTGCGCGAGGGCGACCGCACGCGGTGGACCGTACACGAGACGTTGCGCAAGGCGTACCACATCAGTCTGTAG
- the coaE gene encoding dephospho-CoA kinase, translating into MVKVGLTGGIGAGKSEVSRLLASYGAVVVDADKIAREVVEPGTPGLAAVVEEFGSDVLAPDGTLDRPKLGRIVFSDPGKLKALNAIVHPLVGARSAELEASAGPDAVVVHDVPLLTENGLAPLYDLVVVVDAAQQTQLDRLVRLRGMAEEEATSRMEAQATREQRLAVADLVIDNDGPLDALEPQVRAVWERLRSD; encoded by the coding sequence ATGGTGAAGGTGGGGCTGACCGGCGGAATCGGTGCGGGCAAGAGTGAGGTTTCGCGCTTGCTGGCGTCGTACGGCGCGGTGGTGGTGGACGCGGACAAGATCGCACGCGAGGTCGTCGAGCCGGGTACGCCGGGACTGGCGGCAGTGGTCGAGGAGTTCGGCAGCGACGTACTCGCGCCGGACGGCACGTTGGACCGGCCGAAGCTCGGCCGGATCGTGTTCTCCGACCCCGGGAAGCTGAAGGCGCTGAATGCGATTGTGCACCCGCTGGTGGGGGCGCGGTCGGCCGAACTCGAAGCCTCGGCCGGGCCGGACGCGGTGGTGGTGCACGATGTCCCGCTGCTGACGGAGAACGGCCTGGCACCGCTCTACGACCTGGTGGTCGTGGTCGACGCCGCGCAGCAGACCCAGCTGGACCGCTTGGTGCGGCTGCGCGGCATGGCGGAGGAGGAGGCCACCTCGCGGATGGAGGCCCAGGCCACCCGCGAACAGCGGCTGGCCGTCGCGGATCTCGTCATCGACAACGACGGGCCGCTGGACGCGCTGGAACCCCAGGTCCGCGCCGTATGGGAGCGACTGCGGAGCGACTGA
- a CDS encoding PAC2 family protein, protein MLDPQGMYEWEPSGLAEVEAIASRDSAGLVLLYHFDGYIDAGETGDQIVERLLDGLPNQVVARFDHDRLVDYRARRPLLTFERNRWTAYETPGIELRLVRDTTDAPFLLLSGPEPDVEWERFAAAVKGIVERLGVRLSVNFHGIPMGVPHTRPVGITPHGNRTDLMPGHGGFFDEAQVPGSAEALIEFRLAEAGHDVLGVAAHVPHYIARSAYPDAALTALEAVTAATGLVLPGAAHTLRTEALRTQEEIERQISEGDEELVALVRGLEHQYDAVAGAESRGNLVAEPVDLPSADEIGREFERFLAEREGDGGAGGA, encoded by the coding sequence GTGTTGGATCCCCAGGGTATGTACGAATGGGAGCCGAGCGGGCTCGCGGAGGTGGAGGCGATAGCCTCCAGGGACTCCGCCGGACTGGTGCTGCTGTACCACTTCGACGGGTACATCGACGCCGGCGAGACCGGCGACCAGATCGTTGAACGGCTTCTCGACGGCTTGCCGAACCAGGTCGTCGCCCGCTTCGACCACGACCGCCTCGTCGACTACCGCGCCCGCCGCCCCCTACTCACCTTCGAGCGCAACCGCTGGACCGCCTACGAGACCCCGGGTATCGAGCTGCGGCTCGTACGGGACACCACCGACGCGCCGTTCCTGCTGCTGTCCGGACCCGAACCGGACGTCGAGTGGGAGCGCTTCGCGGCCGCCGTGAAGGGGATCGTGGAGCGCCTCGGTGTACGCCTCTCGGTGAACTTCCACGGCATCCCCATGGGCGTGCCGCACACCCGCCCCGTAGGCATCACCCCGCACGGCAACCGCACCGATCTGATGCCCGGGCACGGCGGCTTCTTCGACGAGGCACAGGTGCCCGGCAGCGCGGAGGCGCTGATCGAGTTCCGGCTGGCGGAGGCGGGACACGACGTTCTGGGCGTGGCGGCGCACGTTCCGCACTACATCGCCCGGTCCGCCTATCCGGATGCCGCGCTGACAGCGCTGGAAGCCGTGACGGCCGCGACCGGGCTGGTGTTGCCGGGCGCCGCGCATACGCTGCGTACGGAGGCACTGCGGACGCAGGAGGAGATCGAGCGGCAGATCTCGGAGGGCGATGAGGAACTGGTCGCGCTGGTCCGCGGGCTGGAGCACCAGTACGACGCGGTGGCCGGGGCGGAGAGCCGGGGGAACTTGGTGGCCGAGCCGGTGGACCTGCCGTCGGCCGATGAGATCGGCAGGGAGTTCGAGCGCTTCCTGGCGGAGCGCGAGGGCGACGGCGGCGCCGGCGGGGCCTGA
- the rpsA gene encoding 30S ribosomal protein S1: MTSSTETTATTPQVAVNDIGNEEAFLAAIDETIKYFNDGDIVDGVIVKVDRDEVLLDIGYKTEGVIPSRELSIKHDVDPNEVVAVGDEIEALVLQKEDKEGRLILSKKRAQYERAWGTIEKIKEEDGIVTGTVIEVVKGGLILDIGLRGFLPASLVEMRRVRDLQPYVGKELEAKIIELDKNRNNVVLSRRAWLEQTQSEVRQTFLTTLQKGQVRSGVVSSIVNFGAFVDLGGVDGLVHVSELSWKHIDHPSEVVEVGQEVTVEVLDVDMDRERVSLSLKATQEDPWQQFARTHQIGQVVPGKVTKLVPFGAFVRVDEGIEGLVHISELAERHVEIPEQVVQVNDEIFVKVIDIDLERRRISLSLKQANESFGADPSAVEFDPTLYGMAASYDDQGNYIYPEGFDPETNDWLEGYETQREAWENQYAEAQQRFEQHQAQVIKSREADEQAAAEGAAAPAAQGGGQAGGGNAGGGGSYSSESADNSGALASDEALAALREKLAGGQS, from the coding sequence ATGACGAGCAGCACCGAGACCACCGCCACCACCCCGCAGGTTGCGGTCAACGACATCGGTAACGAGGAAGCCTTCCTCGCCGCGATCGACGAGACGATCAAGTACTTCAACGACGGCGACATCGTCGACGGCGTCATCGTGAAGGTCGACCGGGACGAGGTCCTGCTCGACATCGGTTACAAGACCGAAGGTGTGATCCCGAGCCGCGAGCTCTCGATCAAGCACGACGTCGACCCCAACGAGGTCGTTGCCGTCGGCGACGAGATCGAGGCCCTGGTCCTCCAGAAGGAGGACAAGGAAGGCCGCCTGATCCTCTCGAAGAAGCGTGCCCAGTACGAGCGCGCCTGGGGCACCATCGAGAAGATCAAGGAAGAGGACGGGATCGTCACCGGTACCGTCATCGAGGTCGTCAAGGGTGGTCTCATCCTCGACATCGGCCTCCGTGGCTTCCTCCCGGCCTCCCTGGTCGAGATGCGCCGCGTCCGCGACCTCCAGCCCTACGTGGGCAAGGAGCTCGAGGCCAAGATCATCGAGCTGGACAAGAACCGCAACAACGTGGTCCTGTCCCGCCGTGCCTGGCTGGAGCAGACCCAGAGCGAGGTCCGCCAGACCTTCCTCACCACCCTCCAGAAGGGTCAGGTGCGCTCCGGCGTCGTCTCCTCCATCGTCAACTTCGGTGCCTTCGTGGACCTGGGCGGCGTCGACGGTCTCGTCCACGTCTCCGAGCTGTCCTGGAAGCACATCGACCACCCGTCCGAGGTCGTCGAGGTCGGCCAGGAGGTCACGGTCGAGGTCCTGGACGTCGACATGGACCGCGAGCGCGTGTCCCTGTCGCTCAAGGCGACCCAGGAAGACCCGTGGCAGCAGTTCGCCCGGACCCACCAGATCGGTCAGGTCGTCCCGGGTAAGGTCACCAAGCTCGTTCCCTTCGGTGCGTTCGTGCGCGTCGACGAGGGCATCGAGGGCCTGGTCCACATCTCCGAGCTGGCCGAGCGCCACGTCGAGATCCCGGAGCAGGTCGTCCAGGTCAACGACGAGATCTTCGTCAAGGTCATCGACATCGACCTCGAGCGTCGCCGGATCTCGCTGTCGCTGAAGCAGGCCAACGAGTCCTTCGGCGCCGACCCGTCGGCCGTCGAGTTCGACCCGACCCTGTACGGCATGGCCGCGTCCTACGACGACCAGGGCAACTACATCTACCCCGAGGGCTTCGACCCCGAGACCAACGACTGGCTCGAGGGCTACGAGACCCAGCGCGAGGCCTGGGAGAACCAGTACGCCGAGGCGCAGCAGCGCTTCGAGCAGCACCAGGCTCAGGTCATCAAGTCCCGCGAGGCCGACGAGCAGGCTGCGGCCGAGGGTGCTGCGGCGCCGGCGGCGCAGGGTGGCGGCCAGGCCGGCGGCGGCAACGCCGGTGGCGGCGGCTCCTACTCCTCGGAGTCGGCGGACAACTCCGGCGCCCTGGCGTCGGACGAGGCCCTTGCCGCGCTCCGCGAGAAGCTGGCCGGCGGCCAGAGCTGA